Proteins from one Belonocnema kinseyi isolate 2016_QV_RU_SX_M_011 chromosome 8, B_treatae_v1, whole genome shotgun sequence genomic window:
- the LOC117178365 gene encoding TRAF3-interacting protein 1, translating to MSEDVKPEVIKKTQDLLGKYFKKPPLTEKLLRKPPFRFIQDIIIAIIKETKFLDGLFTAEELSMDIAKDKEAKLAYLTKLIDVVKLITGINLTVRATKIISGHEPTKTNELLQAIGRALDKNTSSKEAIMHYKNRLEKKSDSKKPTSKEGSSKKLITETSALVSKEASSKKPITDTSTRLAKHANKEPRKTESEKRKTRKVKSQEPEPKEKLREKKMPKPAAVKDKSLTEASMEKVEQSAVEVPPEKDIGNDSTDLIIKKTPDSAKVHQPKNIIPKADELVNLTKLNQSNEDSGKQTEFINRLDSGKYAEFLKHDESVKVQNSLVRDNTVSGKLRETNLIDVGGGSASVANIIVEKSEQKDEAEDMVVIETKKGSIFESTARKEIDVTEEHGYLVAQILKTEQELVSRNSADNPNRKVEIVWQTGIVRDRESIVKAVDNLRNLIQTLITYTNPMGKILDYLQGDIEIMQKEVMDYRNQYATVNKLLEDERIQTDKFMHNMKESLEDIEANVYDQLNKIYQVKINISKNEHQIQRLLNDCA from the coding sequence aTGTCCGAAGACGTCAAACCcgaagtaataaaaaaaacgCAAGATTTACTTGGAAAGTACTTTAAAAAGCCTCCACTTACGGAAAAGTTGTTGAGAAAACCGCCCTTTAGGTTCATTCAGGACATTATTATAGCTATAATCAAAGAAACTAAATTTCTGGATGGCTTATTTACTGCTGAAGAATTGAGTATGGACATTGCCAAGGACAAGGAAGCGAAGCTTGCTTATTTGACTAAATTAATCGATGTTGTTAAATTAATCACTGGAATTAATTTAACAGTACGAGCGACAAAAATTATCTCCGGTCATGAACCCACTAAGACTAATGAGCTACTGCAAGCCATTGGAAGAGCTCTGGACAAGAATACCAGCAGCAAAGAAGCCATAATGCATTACAAAAATCGGTTAGAGAAAAAATCTGATTCCAAGAAGCCCACGAGTAAAGAGggttcttcaaaaaaattaataaccgaGACTTCGGCACTCGTGAGTAAAGAGGCTTCTTCTAAAAAGCCAATAACGGACACTTCGACACGATTAGCGAAGCATGCGAATAAAGAGCCGCGAAAGACCGAGTCCGAAAAACGGAAAACGAGAAAAGTAAAATCGCAGGAACCGGAACCAAAGGAAAAattgagagagaaaaaaatgcCGAAACCTGCGGCAGTGAAAGACAAAAGTTTAACCGAAGCAAGTATGGAAAAAGTGGAACAGTCTGCGGTTGAAGTTCCGCCTGAAAAGGATATAGGTAACGATTCAACTGATTTGATAATCAAGAAAACTCCTGATTCTGCAAAAgttcatcaaccaaaaaatataataccgAAAGCTGATGAACTTGTAAATCTAACGAAATTAAATCAAAGTAATGAGGATTCTGGCAAGCAAACTGAGTTTATAAATCGTTTAGATTCGGGGAAATATGCCGAATTTTTGAAGCATGATGAATCGGTTAAGGTGCAAAATTCACTGGTACGCGATAATACAGTTTCAGGAAAATTGCGTGAAACTAATTTGATTGATGTGGGTGGTGGCAGTGCGAGTGTGGCcaatataattgttgaaaaatccgAGCAAAAGGATGAGGCTGAAGATATGGTGGTGATCGAGACAAAGAAGGGATCGATTTTTGAATCGACAGCGCGAAAAGAGATTGATGTGACCGAGGAGCATGGATATCTCGTTGCACAGATTTTAAAAACGGAACAGGAATTAGTGAGTAGAAATAGTGCCGATAATCCAAACAGAAAAGTGGAAATTGTCTGGCAAACGGGAATCGTGCGTGATCGCGAATCAATAGTAAAAGCCGTTGACAACTTGAGAAATTTGATACAAACATTGATTACGTATACTAATCCTATGGGAAAAATATTGGATTATTTACAAGGTGATATTGAGATAATGCAGAAAGAGGTGATGGATTATCGGAATCAGTATGCTACTGTGAACAAATTGTTGGAGGATGAACGCATACAGACGGATAAATTTATGCACAATATGAAAGAGTCTCTCGAAGACATTGAGGCGAATGTTTATGatcaattgaacaaaatttaccaagtgaaaattaatatttcgaagaATGAGCATCAAATTCAGCGGCTACTGAATGATTGTGCTTGA